TTGCAGCTTTCACCGCCCCCCATGAAAGTTGCATTAGTTGCACTGGAAAAGAGGAATTGCCCGCCATTTGCAGTTGTTGCTGTAGCAGTATCAGTACCACAGGTTAGGATAACGTCTACGCCGTCAATCCCGGCTTCATCCGCGTCCTGAATACCGTCTGCATCGGTGTCATTCCACACACGGTTGCCGACTTCAATAGGCGCGGGGTCGGTCAATAACTCAATATCGCCAAAACCAGTACCCTTACCAAATAAACTTGCGTCACCTGCATGATGAATCGAATACCAATTAGAGATTTTGCCATCACTCAAGTTATAGCTATTTACACCTTGAGTCGTCCACCATCTTTGCCCCACCTGCCCGGTAGGATGCGGATCCATTAAAATAGCATCAATCTGCCCAGTACCATGCAACACCGCCATTGCACCACTAGCACTTTCTTGTCGACCATCTCCTGCGCTATCCTCAAAAAACTCACCATTTGCATGAGGCCCTACTCCGTTAGCGAAATTCGCCGGACAATCTGCATGACCTTCCAATACAAATCCTGCGGGTACTTTACAAGCCTTCAGAAAATCACCGTTAGCGATACCATTAATCAGCTCGGCGCTGCCACCAGAAATAGGTTTGAAATTATTACTTCCGGTCTGGTGTGTAAAAATATCGACAATATTGAGATACAGATTGCCATTATCATCAAACTCAATATCTGACAGAAGAGGCTGAGGAATATCAACTTGACCCTGAGTACTGCTTTGACTCAAATAACCTGTCGTTACTTCCGTTTCATTCAGCCAAGGTTGAAAAGGTTTGCCAGTATCACGAGAATATGCCAATGGAAAATTCAATAGTGTGGTAAAACCCGTGCTTATATTATTCGGCTCGAAAGACAATACTATTGCTTTTAAGTCTGTGGCTTGTCGACTATCAAACGCATCACATGTCACCCCCAAATAACCTTTGCCATGAGAAAAACCTAAAGCCCAGGGGCGTAATGCACCACCCTCACAGACGGGCACGCCCGGCAAACTGGCAATAGGGTATTGTTTAACTTCCCCCGGTAATGCAGCAACATCAGATATTCCCACATTAACGGAGATCAATGCCTGCTGGTTAGCATTTACCAACCATAGCCAATCACTATTGGGCTGCATATCAATATCGCCAAAGCCTACTTTGCCCACCTTATAGAAAGCATCCATATCAACATTGGGTGAAGTTTTGGAGGCTGGCAACTCATAATCTGCGGCAATTCCCGTCCTGCCTGCTTCAGATGCACACGTAGAATCCCGACAAACGTTACCAAGATCAATTGCTGCGCCACCATTGGCAGGGGTAATACCTTGTAAGTTAAAATCCTTGACTAGGCTTCCAGGTTGAGTACTCGCATCGACTACATAAACAGAACCAAGCCCTTTCGCAAGCCCTACGTGGCGCTTCAGGAAACTGGCAGCATAAATCCGCTTCTTGTCCGCTTGCCAAGCAATTCCCCAAGTACTACCCACCTCGCCTAGCGTAGCTTCATCATCGGGTTGCGGCCCTGTACCCTGATTTCCATCACTGGCAGTAAACTGGGAATTCAGCCCCGAACTCGAACGCTGAAAAGATTGGATAGCGCCATCAGTGGAACCAACACCCGAACCATTGCGGTAAGTGGAAATGGCCATACGCGGATCAGCAGAAGATGAGTACTCATCGGGCGCTTGCAAAGCAACATTAATACCCGTCGCTGCATCCTTAACAAATTGTACCGACGTACCACCAGCAACACCGGGCTTCAACCAGCTTTCAGCCCATGAAAACTCCACCCGATAATCATTACCGGCAGTCAAACCAGTGAGCGTATAAGCACCATCTGCACCCGACGTCGCAACGGCTGTCTCTGCGCCGGTAATATCGAATGCTTTCACAGTGACGCCTGCCGCGCCGACTTCATTGAAACTTGCACCGGTATCAAACGTGCCATTCGCATTGAAATCGCGAAAAACTTTGCCGGAAATATCGGCTTGTACAACAGCGGCAGATAGCAGCAGCCCAACACCTGCATATCGCGCATAATAGGGTATTTTTCTAGTTTTCATTATTCAGCTCGTTGTTATTGTTAACTGCCCCAATCTTATCTAGCCAAGCATACCGCTCATCGTGGTGGTTCTCCATCAATCCCCGAAGAGCGGTAGTGAATCCCGCCAAGTAACTTATTTCACGGTGACGGTAATCTTTAGCGTCTTGGTGGTATTTGCTGCCAAACTGCCCACTGACCAAACCCCACTCGATGCTACGTAAGCGCCGCTGCCATCATCACTGACATACACGACTCCAGCCGGTAACGAGTCGGTCACGCTCACGCCGGTAGCAGCGCCCGTGCCGGTATTGCTCAGTGTCAGGGTATAAATCACGGTTTCCCCACGTTTCGCCGTCGGCTTATCGACCACTTTGGTCAAGCTCACGTCGGGTTGCAACGCGGCTTCGGCACAGAACAATTCCACATCACCCATCCCAGAGGCTTTCCCAAAGTACGGGCTAGTGCCGTCTTGCTGGCGGTAAACTTGCACACCGGCATTGGCAGCACGCCCACCTGTGGCATTATCCAACCAGATAACCCCGCCCGCATTGGCATTCGGGTTTAGCGGATTCATCGCCGTCACCGCAATTTCACCCGAACCGGCTTTGAATGCCAAACCGCCAAAGCTGGTTTCTTGGTGATAACCACCATCGGCGTTAAAGGGGTTAAAATCCCACATCTCACCCCAGTAATATTCGCCATTGCCGGGACCTTGGCCTTTATCCTTACCTGCGGTACTGCCGCTGGTGCAGGTGGCATTGTTCTCCAGTTCGTATTTGCCGCCGTTATTGCACACGCGGATAATATCGCCGCCGGTTTGCCCTTGAATCATGGTGTCATCATCGGGGTAATTCGGTGTGTAATTCACGCCACCCACTTGATGCCCTAGGCGATCCATAAAACCGAGAATCAAGCTACCATCCATGTCAAACTCAATGTCGGACAAGATCGGTTGTGGGTAAATCGCAAAATCGCCACTTGCCAATGTTGTAAAAGTATCCTTCCAAGGCTGCCATTTTTCATCACTGGGGCCATTCCCGATACTGCCTTTGGAATAGTTGAGCGCAAAGCTGGTCGCAGTAGTGAAGATTGTGCCATCAAAGGCTTGCACATAGGCTTTCAAATCCGCTGCCTGTTGTGAAGTTTCGGCGGAACACACCGTGCCTACCCACACTTTGCCATCGTGCACTTTGACTGCCCAAGGGCGGAATTCACCATTGCTACAGCCGGGGTCGGTAATCGCGTGTTTGGCTTTGACCGTGGTATTCGTCAGATCAATTTCCACCAATTCGCGCTGCTTAAGGTTGACTGCCCACAAAGTATTGCCGTCGGCACTGATGTCGATGTCACCGAGGGAAATTTTACCCACTTGCGCAAACGCATCCCGATCCCACGACGGTTTGGAGGCATCAATCGGCAATTCGTTGGGGTCATCCATCGCACCGCTTGCCGCGACACGCGGACTCGTGCCCACATCCACCCCTTCGCGGCTAAATCCATCAGCAAACTGGGGGTTGGCGTGGCGGATGTGCCGTCCATTTGGTAAATCGCACCAATTCCATTCGGGCCAAAACTCGCATGGCGTTTGAGGAAAGCGGCGGCATACAATTTCTTACGCGATACGTCATAAGACAAACCCCACACAGAACCGACTTGACCGGCTGTTGCTTTGCTAAAGGGTGCGGCTAATTCGCCCGTTGCCGCATAATCGAAGGTAATCAAACCATCCACACCCGCACCCGTGCTGCCTGCGGCTTGGCTGTCGCCGTTGACTTGCACAGACGTGGCTAAGCGTACATTGGCGGCGCAACTGAACGCATCCGGGCCCGGCGGTGGGTCGAAAGTAATGACGGGCGAGCTTTTGTAACCAATATCCAGCGTATGGTTATTTTCACCGGCATTACCGAGCGTCACTGCAATTTCTGCGACACCGGCATTATTCGCCGCATCGGAATCCCGTAGGTCGGTGAGCGGATTATTATCAGTCACACTGTCAGCATTCTGGGTAGTCAGGCTGTAATCTTTAACGCCGGTTTGTGTGCCATCCACTTTAATTGTGCAACTTTCACCGTATTCCATGAAAGGCGCATTCCCACCTTGCGCATTAGAAAAGAGAAATTGCCCGCCATTCGCGGTTGTCGTGACAGCCTGATCGCTACCGCACACGAGTTTAACCTCAACGCCATCAATACCGGCTTCGTCTGCACCTTGAATACCGTCGCTGTTGGTATCGAGCCACACGCGATTGCCAATTTCGACAGGGGCGGGCGGGTACAATACCTCAACGTCACCTAAGCCGTTGCCTTTCCCCCAAATGGGTTGATCGCTAGGCTGGCCTTCATCAACTAATACATAACCTTTGTTGAATCCGCCTGTTGTGCTGTCATACCAGTGTAAACCGTGTGATTGCCAAGGATCTTTGCCATCGCTACTCCACGGTGCGTTACGCGCCGGATCCATAACGGTAGAAATAATTGCACTATTTTCTAATACTATGCCTATGCCGCCATCACCGACATCTGCATGGTTGCCGGGAATAATCAATCCCATGTCGTCTTCAAAGTAATATTCATCAAGAGTAGGTTGTTTGTTTGCGTCATAACCTTTTCCAGCAGTGCTGCATGAAGCATCACCAGAAATGAGTTTTTCCATGACCCAAGTGTTTTCACCTGTTTTGCAAGCGTGCAAAGTGTCACCAGCAATGGTGAGCTGTCCACTGTTAAAACTGCCAGAAGGTGGTTCTGCGGCATAGCCACCATCCATGTGTCCAAAGCGATCTGCCAGCCCCAACACCATGTCACCCTTGGGGGTGAATTCAATATCGGAAATCAGTGGCTGCGGATAACCGTTGCCGTAACCACTCCAATCACTGAATGGGTAAGTAGGTGTCCATGCCTGCCATGCGGCATTACCATAAGTGTCGCAATTGCCCATACCACCGCTGTTTAAGCAGCCACGTTGATAATTCAGGGCGAAATCAGCAACAGGAGCAAAGGTCGTCGCGCCATCCCAGACATGAACATAACCACGAAGTTTGCTAGGGTCGCCCTTACGCGCCGCTGTGCTGGCAATCGGCAAACCGCTTACCGTCGATTCCCCACTGCACACGCTACCAACAAACACTTTGCCATCGCGCACGCCTAAACCCATCGGGCGAATATCGTTGCTATCGGTGCAATTAGCCAACGTTGTGGATAAAGCAACACGACTGGGTGTGCCTGCACTGCCATCGGTATTCACGGGAATAAGCACTAACTCGCGTGTTTGCAAATCAATGGTGTAAACCGTTTTGCCATCTTCGGCGATGTCTACGTCACCCAAACCTTCTTTACCGACACTGGGGATGACATCGAAATCTTTACTCCAATCAGGGGAAGCACCGTGCGGATCAGCGCGAGAGGCATCTAGCGTAATCCATGTGGTCGGTGTACCCGCGTTTTCTGGCACGCTATAAATGGTAGTGGGGTTTCCCGCCAAGCGTGCAAAACGTTTCACAAAAGCCGCCGCCAATAAGCGTTGCCGTGAACGATCATGCGCCACCCCCCAAATTGCCCCAATCTCTTGCTCTTGTGCCAAAACCGTCGGAGCGGGCGTCATGTAAGCATTCATGCTGGTTGAGCTGGTTGAACCGGCGGATTCAGGTGTTTTGGTGAGAACGAACTCTGTGCCGTAATGAACACTGCCACTTTGTACTGCGGTGACGACACTGGGTGTTGCCCCCGGTGCGACCGTTTGCGCGGGGTTGTGTAAGGCAAAATTAATACTACGTGCCCCATTTTTCACGAATTGCACCGAAGTTCCACCAGCGGCAGCGGGTTGCAACCAATCTTCACCCCACGTAAATTCCACCCGGTAATCCGTACCTGTTGCCAGAGTAAGGGCATATGTCCCATCAGCCGCAGAAACAGCAGTAGCCGCTTGTGCGCCGCTAGGGTCAAAGGCTTTGACGGTAACATTAGCAACGCCCACTTCATTGCTGTCAAATACACCATTGGCGTTGAAATCGCGGAATACCTTGCCGCTGACATCAGCCAGCGTCACTGACGGCAATAGCGCAACGACTCCAATAGCCCCCAGCCATGTCGGTTTATGATGAATCATGAATTGCCCCGAATTATTATACTTATAGAAGATTGATATTTTATCAGGGCAATCATACCGCTCGTCTGTCAATAAACTCAAACTATCACTGACTAACGGCAACCACTACTTAAAGCTTATCTTCCAACTGGGCATCCACAAATTGCCAATGATCATCCCCAGCCTGATACGTGAACCGATACACCCGCTTACGCGGATTATTTTCCGCCAGCAAACGAAACCCAAACTCTGTTTCCTTCGCCTGCATCACGTACTGCCCCTGCCGCTCGGCAAACTCGAACTTGCGCACACTGGTCGAATTCCCATCCGGCAAGGTTGCCAATGCAAACTCATGACGCACATCCTGCGTAAAATCCCCGCTCGCATCCAACGCCACCGAAAACACATCCGACGACCGCGCTGACCCGAAATACAGCCGCTTGTGTTCCGCCCCGTTGAATACCCCGACCCCAATCGCATCGGTCGCCTCCAACTGCGCCTTCACTTGCCCGCTTGCCACATCAATGCGGTAAATGCGCCCATGTGCCTGACGCGGCTCTGAACCTGCCAAGGAACTCGCATACAAACTGCTGGTATCGCAATCATAAAACAGCCCCATCGTCCCAAACGGATTAGACTGCGATGGCGGCGCAACCGCTGGCAATTCCAGCCACAGCGCCATTTCCCCCGTTTGCGCGTCGATTTTATAAATCCGGTTCTGCAACGCGGGCGGATTTTCGGCAAGACTCACGTCCGGTGTCGGCGCAACGTAAATATTGCCCGCCCGATCACGCGTAAACGCCCCCACATGCCCCGCATCATCCCAACTCGGATGTTGCCACGCCTGCCCACTCTGTACATTCAACAAACGCAAGCCGGTATAACCGCGTTGCTGGGTATCAATCGCAACTTGCGCCCCAATTCCCGTTTTGCCGATGAACGCAGGCATTGCTTGGCAAGCGTTCGCCATACCCGGTTTGAAATTGCCCATATCCGGCTTGCCACATGCACTCAGCAACACCCCGACAACCACCACCGCCATCACCTTGCGCATTACGAAGCCTCCTTCACCGGCACAAACATCGGACCCGACCAACAAGGCCACACCTCCACATTCGCCACGCCGTCCTTGACCCGCGTATCCGCCCAACAATATTCACTGCCGGGATTACCGTCATTCTTCATCTGCGGCACATACCACAGCACCGTATCCTTACCCTGCAACGGTTCGGCTGGCTCAATGAAATGCTCCGGCCCTTGCTGATAATCCTTATTGCAGCACGTCCCCAACGTCACCGTATCCTGCTCCCCTTCTTCCGGCTTATACGCGCTGAAATACGTAAACGCCTTATCGCCACGCCCACCATCGCCAAACTGCCCGCGCCCCGGCTCAATGTAGAACCCCGCACCATCTTGCCCCATCACCCGATACTGATAACCTTCGTTGGTGAACTTAGCATCATCCTGCAAACGCCACTGCTCCTTATCCCACGCCGTCCAATCTGCCCCATTCCATTCTGCAATGGTATCGACACTACCCGCGCCGCCCGCATCCAAATCAATCCGCACCACCGGACGGTATGTCCCATCCGTTCCACAACCGCGTCCGAAGTCGGCTTGCGCCACCCGAAAACGCCCATCCTTATAAAATTCAAAGCGTTGCACGTAACGGTAATTGCACGGCGTAGGCCAAGGCGGTTGACGAAAATCCTGCACCACCGCAAATCCCACCTCCTGCCCATCCTTCACAATCGGCTCAATTTTCGGCCCGTTATACGCAATCACCACCGCCGCACTGAACAGCGGGCAACCAATCGCATCGCTATACCCAAAGCCTTCCCGCGTCGAATAACTCACATGCCAATCCAACACCTTGGCAT
The sequence above is drawn from the Thiothrix subterranea genome and encodes:
- a CDS encoding SdrD B-like domain-containing protein: MKTRKIPYYARYAGVGLLLSAAVVQADISGKVFRDFNANGTFDTGASFNEVGAAGVTVKAFDITGAETAVATSGADGAYTLTGLTAGNDYRVEFSWAESWLKPGVAGGTSVQFVKDAATGINVALQAPDEYSSSADPRMAISTYRNGSGVGSTDGAIQSFQRSSSGLNSQFTASDGNQGTGPQPDDEATLGEVGSTWGIAWQADKKRIYAASFLKRHVGLAKGLGSVYVVDASTQPGSLVKDFNLQGITPANGGAAIDLGNVCRDSTCASEAGRTGIAADYELPASKTSPNVDMDAFYKVGKVGFGDIDMQPNSDWLWLVNANQQALISVNVGISDVAALPGEVKQYPIASLPGVPVCEGGALRPWALGFSHGKGYLGVTCDAFDSRQATDLKAIVLSFEPNNISTGFTTLLNFPLAYSRDTGKPFQPWLNETEVTTGYLSQSSTQGQVDIPQPLLSDIEFDDNGNLYLNIVDIFTHQTGSNNFKPISGGSAELINGIANGDFLKACKVPAGFVLEGHADCPANFANGVGPHANGEFFEDSAGDGRQESASGAMAVLHGTGQIDAILMDPHPTGQVGQRWWTTQGVNSYNLSDGKISNWYSIHHAGDASLFGKGTGFGDIELLTDPAPIEVGNRVWNDTDADGIQDADEAGIDGVDVILTCGTDTATATTANGGQFLFSSATNATFMGGGESCKVTVSSAGQTELDGLSVTQQNADNASDNNPVTDVRDSDANTDGEISFTVGGVGENNHALDIGYKAASVKTDIKLTKNVNPVMAKRGDTVVYTLTVINESDVAATGVIVTDKLPDGVVFVSHNGATAGVYNAGTGEWDVGELLPGVANAKTLNITVTVK
- a CDS encoding DUF11 domain-containing protein — its product is MDGSLILGFMDRLGHQVGGVNYTPNYPDDDTMIQGQTGGDIIRVCNNGGKYELENNATCTSGSTAGKDKGQGPGNGEYYWGEMWDFNPFNADGGYHQETSFGGLAFKAGSGEIAVTAMNPLNPNANAGGVIWLDNATGGRAANAGVQVYRQQDGTSPYFGKASGMGDVELFCAEAALQPDVSLTKVVDKPTAKRGETVIYTLTLSNTGTGAATGVSVTDSLPAGVVYVSDDGSGAYVASSGVWSVGSLAANTTKTLKITVTVK
- a CDS encoding SdrD B-like domain-containing protein, yielding MIHHKPTWLGAIGVVALLPSVTLADVSGKVFRDFNANGVFDSNEVGVANVTVKAFDPSGAQAATAVSAADGTYALTLATGTDYRVEFTWGEDWLQPAAAGGTSVQFVKNGARSINFALHNPAQTVAPGATPSVVTAVQSGSVHYGTEFVLTKTPESAGSTSSTSMNAYMTPAPTVLAQEQEIGAIWGVAHDRSRQRLLAAAFVKRFARLAGNPTTIYSVPENAGTPTTWITLDASRADPHGASPDWSKDFDVIPSVGKEGLGDVDIAEDGKTVYTIDLQTRELVLIPVNTDGSAGTPSRVALSTTLANCTDSNDIRPMGLGVRDGKVFVGSVCSGESTVSGLPIASTAARKGDPSKLRGYVHVWDGATTFAPVADFALNYQRGCLNSGGMGNCDTYGNAAWQAWTPTYPFSDWSGYGNGYPQPLISDIEFTPKGDMVLGLADRFGHMDGGYAAEPPSGSFNSGQLTIAGDTLHACKTGENTWVMEKLISGDASCSTAGKGYDANKQPTLDEYYFEDDMGLIIPGNHADVGDGGIGIVLENSAIISTVMDPARNAPWSSDGKDPWQSHGLHWYDSTTGGFNKGYVLVDEGQPSDQPIWGKGNGLGDVEVLYPPAPVEIGNRVWLDTNSDGIQGADEAGIDGVEVKLVCGSDQAVTTTANGGQFLFSNAQGGNAPFMEYGESCTIKVDGTQTGVKDYSLTTQNADSVTDNNPLTDLRDSDAANNAGVAEIAVTLGNAGENNHTLDIGYKSSPVITFDPPPGPDAFSCAANVRLATSVQVNGDSQAAGSTGAGVDGLITFDYAATGELAAPFSKATAGQVGSVWGLSYDVSRKKLYAAAFLKRHASFGPNGIGAIYQMDGTSATPTPSLLMDLAAKGWMWARVRVSRQAVRWMTPTNCRLMPPNRRGIGMRLRKWVKFPSVTSTSVPTAILCGQSTLSSANWWKLI